In a genomic window of Candidatus Manganitrophaceae bacterium:
- a CDS encoding cytochrome-c peroxidase — protein sequence MKRRWMLFGLIAFLFLFLGSEGPLHARPKKSDKYPPETLFDTLPNPPFNLHPLLAPPIPPYNLQTPAKVALGKVLFFDPRLSRDNTLSCASCHNPELGFSNGQPVATGIRGQRGARNAPTIFNAAYNKFQFWDGRAGSLEEQALGPIQNPIEMGEELDHLTQKLNAVPGYVAAFRSVFGTGVTADGIAQAIASFERTILSNNSPFDRYMAGDDNALTPTALHGLRIFNEKAKCVTCHNGPNFTDNQFHALGFQRRPGVAIDPGRYAVTQNDDHREQFKTPTLRSVAQSAPYMHDGKFATLEEVVEFYVKAEPTTAPRHPLITPLSLLSDQDKKDLVEFLKALTGEPLKITPPKLPE from the coding sequence ATGAAACGCCGCTGGATGCTCTTCGGATTAATTGCTTTTTTATTTCTCTTTTTGGGATCGGAAGGACCGCTCCATGCCCGCCCCAAGAAGAGCGACAAATATCCGCCGGAGACCCTCTTCGATACCCTTCCCAATCCCCCCTTCAACCTCCATCCCCTTCTGGCGCCTCCGATCCCTCCCTACAACTTGCAAACGCCGGCCAAGGTGGCGCTTGGAAAAGTGCTCTTCTTCGATCCGCGGCTCTCTCGCGACAACACCCTCTCCTGCGCTTCTTGCCACAACCCCGAGCTGGGATTCTCGAACGGCCAGCCGGTCGCAACCGGCATTCGCGGGCAACGCGGCGCCCGGAACGCTCCGACGATTTTCAACGCCGCCTATAATAAATTTCAGTTTTGGGATGGCCGCGCCGGATCGCTCGAAGAGCAGGCGCTCGGACCGATTCAAAACCCGATCGAGATGGGAGAGGAGTTAGACCACCTCACACAGAAACTCAACGCGGTTCCGGGATATGTCGCCGCTTTTCGGAGCGTTTTCGGAACCGGCGTGACCGCCGACGGGATCGCGCAGGCGATCGCGTCGTTTGAGCGGACGATCCTTTCGAACAACTCCCCCTTTGACCGCTACATGGCGGGCGACGACAACGCACTCACCCCGACCGCGCTGCACGGCCTCCGGATCTTCAACGAAAAGGCCAAATGCGTCACCTGCCACAACGGCCCCAATTTTACAGACAATCAATTCCATGCGTTGGGATTTCAGAGGAGGCCCGGGGTCGCCATCGATCCGGGACGGTATGCCGTCACGCAAAATGATGACCACCGGGAACAGTTCAAGACACCGACCCTCCGCAGCGTCGCACAGAGCGCCCCTTACATGCACGACGGAAAGTTCGCAACCCTGGAAGAGGTGGTCGAATTCTATGTGAAGGCGGAGCCGACGACCGCCCCCCGTCACCCGTTGATCACCCCCTTGAGCCTTCTGAGCGACCAAGACAAAAAAGATCTGGTCGAATTTCTCAAGGCCCTCACCGGTGAGCCGCTCAAGATCACCCCGCCGAAGCTACCGGAGTAG
- a CDS encoding EAL domain-containing protein produces the protein MRDSAGQIQGIISLAQNITERKRAEEALRESQRALATLMSNLPGMAYRCRYDPDWTMEFVSEGALDLTGHAPADLTGNMKTSFAQLIHPDDLERVEGDKKTAVKEKHSFKLVYRMVDATKKEKWVWEQGIGIYAQSGALLALEGFIIDITDRKLSEERLQYLASHDSLTGLPNRTLFMDHLRLALMTSKRRQRLSAVLFLDLDRFKLINDTLGHGIGDLLLKAVAERLSTCLRRSDTVARLSNPNDTVARLGGDEFTLLLSDIAQAQDVPYVVQRILNLFMTPFFIEGHELFVTPSIGISLYPNDGDSAEKLLRNADTALYRAKEQGRNNYQFYLPEMNAKVSERLAMENNLRKALERDELLLHYQPQVDLNSGAIVGVEALVRWQQAESGLISPAKFIPLAEETGLILPIGEWVLRTACAQNKAWQQAGLPPMRVAVNLSGQQFQQRNLIETVRRILIETGLGAEYLELELTESILMQKLEIITSVLLELNTMGIQISVDDFGTGYSSLSYLKRFPISKLKVDRSFVSDITTDPDDAAITTAIINMAHSLKLKVVAEGVETADQLAFLKSLKCDGMQGYFFSRPLPAKEITELLAGKKGMSSS, from the coding sequence ATGCGCGATTCGGCCGGACAAATTCAGGGGATCATCTCTCTCGCACAAAATATCACCGAGCGGAAACGGGCGGAGGAAGCGCTGCGGGAGAGCCAGCGGGCGCTGGCGACGCTGATGAGCAATCTGCCGGGAATGGCCTATCGCTGCCGGTATGACCCCGACTGGACGATGGAGTTCGTCAGCGAGGGGGCCCTCGATCTCACCGGCCACGCGCCTGCCGACCTGACGGGAAACATGAAAACCTCCTTCGCCCAACTGATTCACCCCGACGATCTGGAAAGGGTGGAGGGGGATAAAAAAACCGCCGTCAAAGAGAAGCATTCTTTCAAATTGGTCTATCGGATGGTCGATGCGACGAAAAAGGAAAAGTGGGTCTGGGAACAAGGGATCGGAATTTATGCACAGAGCGGAGCGCTGTTGGCCCTGGAAGGATTCATCATCGATATTACCGATAGAAAACTCTCCGAGGAGCGGCTCCAATATCTCGCCAGCCATGATTCCCTGACCGGCCTGCCGAATCGGACCCTCTTTATGGACCATCTGCGTCTTGCACTGATGACGTCCAAGCGGCGTCAACGCTTGTCCGCGGTCCTTTTTCTCGATCTCGATCGCTTTAAGTTAATCAATGATACCTTGGGGCACGGCATCGGCGATCTTCTTCTCAAAGCGGTCGCCGAGCGGCTCTCCACCTGTTTGCGCCGCAGCGATACGGTCGCCCGCTTAAGCAATCCAAACGATACGGTCGCCCGCCTCGGCGGAGATGAATTCACCCTGCTCCTCTCCGACATCGCCCAGGCACAGGATGTCCCCTATGTCGTCCAACGGATCCTCAACCTTTTCATGACCCCCTTCTTTATTGAGGGGCATGAGCTTTTCGTCACCCCCAGCATCGGCATCAGCCTTTATCCGAATGACGGGGACAGCGCCGAAAAGCTGTTGAGGAATGCCGACACCGCCCTCTACCGCGCCAAAGAACAGGGGAGAAACAATTATCAATTTTATCTCCCCGAGATGAATGCAAAGGTCTCCGAGCGCCTCGCGATGGAAAACAACCTCCGGAAGGCGCTCGAGCGGGACGAGCTCCTCCTCCACTATCAGCCGCAGGTCGATTTGAACAGCGGCGCGATCGTCGGCGTCGAGGCGCTGGTCCGTTGGCAGCAGGCCGAATCAGGTCTCATCTCCCCGGCGAAGTTCATCCCGCTCGCCGAAGAGACCGGACTGATCCTCCCGATTGGAGAGTGGGTCCTCCGCACCGCCTGTGCCCAGAACAAAGCATGGCAGCAGGCCGGCCTCCCTCCGATGCGGGTGGCGGTGAATCTCTCGGGACAGCAGTTCCAGCAGAGAAACTTAATTGAGACGGTCCGCCGGATCTTAATCGAGACCGGGCTCGGGGCGGAATATCTGGAGCTCGAATTGACCGAGAGCATTTTGATGCAGAAGCTCGAAATCATCACCTCGGTCCTGTTGGAGCTCAATACGATGGGAATCCAAATTTCGGTGGACGACTTTGGGACCGGCTACTCTTCTCTGAGCTACCTAAAACGCTTCCCGATTTCCAAACTAAAGGTCGACCGCTCCTTCGTCAGCGACATCACCACCGATCCCGATGATGCCGCCATCACCACCGCCATCATTAACATGGCGCACAGTCTGAAGCTGAAGGTCGTCGCCGAAGGGGTCGAGACAGCCGACCAGCTCGCCTTTCTCAAATCGTTAAAATGCGACGGCATGCAAGGCTACTTCTTTAGCCGGCCGCTTCCGGCAAAAGAGATAACGGAGTTGCTCGCCGGGAAAAAAGGCATGTCGTCCTCTTAA
- a CDS encoding homoserine dehydrogenase, protein MKKSSIKVGIIGFGTVASGAVRILIEQKELIRRRLGCPIEIVQIADLDIRRSRGIPLPKGTLTTDAMKVVRHPEIDIVVELIGGYDPARQFILEAIRQGKHVVTANKALLAVHGEEIFSAAVERGVDIGFEGSVGGGIPIIRALKEGLAAEKIAAIYGIVNGTCNYILTKMTDEGRKFAEVLTEAQRLGYAEADPTLDIGGADSAHKLAVLTALAFGTPVSLKEIYTEGVDKVTPLDIAFAEEFGYKLKLLAIAKLTGGEIEARVHPTMIPKEYLLSRVGGVYNAIYLIGEAVGEALFYGRGAGSLPTGSAVVSDLIDISRNILTGAHGRVPPASFRADARPALRIKPMEEIESLYYLRFMAEDRPGVLSKISGVLGKYRISISSVIQQGRKAGGNVPLVMMTHRARERDIQEALSKINRMDYVSEPTVLIRVEGEDE, encoded by the coding sequence ATGAAGAAGTCCTCAATCAAAGTCGGAATCATCGGTTTCGGAACCGTCGCCAGCGGGGCGGTCCGGATTCTCATTGAGCAAAAAGAGCTGATCCGCCGTCGGCTCGGCTGCCCGATCGAGATTGTTCAGATCGCCGACCTCGACATCCGACGAAGCCGGGGGATCCCCCTCCCCAAGGGAACCTTGACGACCGATGCCATGAAGGTCGTGCGGCATCCAGAGATCGATATCGTCGTCGAGCTGATCGGAGGATATGATCCGGCGCGGCAGTTCATTCTCGAAGCGATCCGTCAGGGGAAACATGTCGTCACGGCGAACAAGGCGCTCCTGGCCGTCCATGGAGAGGAGATCTTTTCCGCGGCGGTGGAACGGGGGGTCGACATCGGCTTCGAGGGGAGCGTCGGCGGCGGCATTCCGATCATCCGCGCGTTGAAAGAGGGATTGGCCGCCGAGAAGATCGCGGCGATCTATGGAATCGTCAACGGCACCTGCAACTATATTTTGACGAAGATGACCGACGAGGGGAGGAAGTTCGCCGAGGTGTTGACCGAGGCGCAGCGGCTCGGCTATGCGGAGGCCGATCCGACCCTCGATATCGGCGGGGCCGACTCGGCGCACAAGCTGGCCGTTCTGACGGCCCTTGCTTTTGGGACCCCGGTCTCATTGAAGGAAATTTACACCGAGGGGGTCGACAAGGTCACGCCGCTCGACATCGCCTTCGCCGAAGAGTTCGGCTACAAGCTGAAGCTCCTGGCGATCGCAAAGCTGACCGGCGGCGAGATCGAGGCGCGCGTCCATCCGACGATGATTCCGAAGGAGTATCTCCTTTCCCGGGTCGGCGGTGTTTACAACGCCATCTATCTCATCGGCGAAGCGGTCGGCGAAGCGCTCTTCTATGGGCGGGGGGCCGGGAGCCTTCCGACCGGAAGCGCGGTGGTGAGCGACCTGATCGACATTTCCCGGAATATTTTGACGGGAGCCCATGGCCGGGTTCCGCCGGCGTCGTTTCGAGCCGACGCCCGCCCGGCGCTCCGGATCAAGCCGATGGAGGAGATCGAAAGCCTCTACTACCTTCGCTTTATGGCGGAAGACCGACCGGGGGTTCTCTCCAAAATCTCCGGGGTGCTCGGAAAATACCGGATCAGCATCTCCTCCGTCATTCAGCAAGGAAGGAAAGCGGGAGGCAATGTTCCGCTGGTCATGATGACCCACCGGGCGCGCGAGAGAGATATTCAGGAAGCGCTCTCGAAAATCAACCGGATGGATTATGTTTCGGAGCCGACCGTGCTCATTCGCGTGGAGGGAGAGGATGAGTGA
- the metF gene encoding methylenetetrahydrofolate reductase [NAD(P)H], producing the protein MKIPFYFKSGRPAFSFEFFPPKTDEGVAHLFQTIGELKALAPAFVSVTYGAGGSSRQRTVEIVQRIKNEHGIEAMAHLTCVGSDRLEIERTLEQLKTAGIENILALRGDPPKGETTFTRPADGFSYAYELVAYIRKRYDFSLGGACYPEGHVECRNLEKDLAHLKKKVDNGLDFIITQLFFDNRHYFAFERRARALGIQVPIVPGIMPITNVGQVKRFTEMCGASIPLSLLSALEPVQDDPEAVMALGIRHATEQCRELLFQGAPGVHFYTLNKSPATRAILGSLSDLR; encoded by the coding sequence ATGAAAATCCCATTCTATTTTAAATCGGGCCGACCGGCCTTCTCCTTTGAATTTTTTCCGCCGAAGACGGACGAAGGGGTAGCACATCTCTTCCAGACGATCGGCGAATTAAAGGCGCTCGCGCCGGCGTTCGTCTCGGTGACCTACGGCGCCGGGGGGAGCAGCCGGCAACGGACGGTGGAGATCGTTCAGCGGATCAAGAACGAGCACGGAATTGAAGCGATGGCCCACCTCACCTGCGTCGGATCGGACCGGCTCGAAATCGAGCGGACCCTGGAGCAATTGAAGACCGCCGGAATCGAAAACATCTTGGCGCTCCGGGGCGATCCGCCGAAGGGAGAGACGACCTTTACCCGACCGGCCGATGGGTTCTCATACGCGTATGAGTTGGTCGCCTATATTCGAAAGCGATACGACTTCTCTTTAGGGGGGGCCTGTTATCCGGAAGGGCATGTCGAGTGCCGGAACCTGGAGAAAGATCTCGCGCACTTGAAGAAAAAGGTCGACAACGGGCTCGATTTTATTATTACCCAGCTTTTTTTCGACAACCGGCATTATTTCGCGTTCGAGCGGCGGGCAAGGGCGCTCGGAATTCAGGTCCCGATCGTCCCTGGGATCATGCCGATCACCAATGTCGGCCAGGTGAAGCGCTTCACCGAGATGTGTGGGGCCTCGATTCCCCTCTCGCTCCTGTCGGCATTGGAGCCGGTTCAAGACGACCCTGAAGCGGTGATGGCGCTTGGCATCCGCCATGCGACGGAGCAGTGTCGCGAGCTCCTCTTCCAGGGTGCGCCCGGCGTTCACTTTTATACTCTCAACAAATCGCCGGCGACCCGCGCCATATTGGGGTCGCTCTCCGACCTGCGTTAA
- a CDS encoding YdiU family protein, whose product MKTLETLQFENRFARLPSAFYTRLSPTPLPDPYWVDVNGDAAALIDLDPIELNSPAFAEYFSGNKLLPGSDPLAALYAGHQFGVYVPQLGDGRAILLGEVKNSAGEHWELQLKGAGRTPYSREGDGRAVLRSTIREYLCSEAMSGLGIPTTRALSIVGSDQKIFRETVETAAVLLRMAPTHIRFGSFQVFYYRRQHDLLQRLADFTIENYFPDLAGRQDKREDRYGRFLLEVVLRTARLMAEWQAVGFAHGVMNTDNMSIIGLTFDYGPFGFLEGYDPGYICNHSDPGGRYAFHRQPQIGLWNLSALAQALTPLVSKEAAMEALDQYEPTFNARYTALMAGKLGLKEFGKEDAPLLVDLLQLLQANRIDYTIFFRALAHFKQAPGEKNVDLRDRFINVASFDAWAERYRARLLEEGRRDEERKKKMNGVNPKYILRNYLAQTAIRKATEERDYTEVHRLLDLLKHPFDEQPDREAYAAPPPEWAKGIQVSCSS is encoded by the coding sequence ATGAAAACCCTTGAGACCCTTCAATTCGAAAACCGCTTCGCCCGTTTGCCGTCGGCCTTTTATACCCGTCTCTCCCCGACCCCGCTGCCCGATCCTTATTGGGTCGATGTAAACGGCGATGCGGCGGCTTTGATCGACCTCGACCCCATTGAACTAAACAGTCCTGCGTTCGCCGAATATTTCTCCGGCAACAAACTCCTTCCGGGGAGCGATCCGCTCGCGGCGCTCTACGCCGGACATCAGTTCGGCGTTTATGTTCCGCAGTTGGGAGACGGCCGGGCGATTTTATTGGGAGAGGTGAAAAACAGCGCCGGGGAACATTGGGAGCTGCAGCTCAAGGGGGCCGGACGGACCCCCTACTCCCGCGAAGGAGACGGCCGCGCCGTTCTCCGCTCTACGATTCGAGAGTACCTCTGCAGCGAGGCGATGTCCGGGCTCGGAATTCCGACGACCCGCGCCCTTTCCATCGTCGGAAGCGATCAAAAGATCTTCCGGGAGACGGTCGAAACCGCAGCGGTGCTGCTCCGGATGGCGCCGACCCACATCCGCTTCGGCTCTTTTCAGGTTTTCTATTATCGCCGCCAGCATGACCTTCTCCAAAGACTCGCCGATTTCACGATCGAAAATTATTTTCCCGATCTGGCCGGACGCCAAGATAAACGCGAAGACCGATATGGCCGTTTTTTGCTGGAGGTCGTATTAAGGACGGCCCGGCTGATGGCCGAGTGGCAAGCGGTCGGCTTCGCGCACGGCGTGATGAACACCGACAACATGTCGATCATCGGCCTCACCTTCGACTACGGCCCCTTCGGCTTCCTGGAGGGGTACGATCCCGGTTACATCTGTAACCATTCGGACCCTGGCGGCCGGTATGCGTTCCATCGGCAGCCGCAGATCGGCCTCTGGAATCTCAGCGCCCTTGCCCAAGCCTTGACCCCGCTGGTTTCGAAGGAGGCGGCGATGGAGGCGCTCGATCAATACGAGCCGACCTTCAATGCCCGATATACGGCGTTGATGGCCGGGAAGTTGGGCCTGAAGGAATTCGGGAAAGAAGACGCTCCCCTCCTGGTCGATCTCCTTCAACTCCTGCAGGCCAACCGGATCGACTATACGATCTTCTTCCGGGCGCTCGCGCACTTTAAACAGGCCCCGGGGGAGAAAAACGTCGATTTACGGGACCGGTTTATCAACGTCGCCAGCTTCGACGCCTGGGCGGAGCGCTACCGCGCCCGTCTTCTCGAGGAGGGGCGTCGGGATGAAGAGCGGAAAAAGAAAATGAATGGGGTCAACCCGAAATATATTCTCCGGAATTATCTGGCGCAGACCGCAATCCGGAAAGCGACCGAGGAACGCGACTACACGGAGGTCCATCGATTGTTGGACCTGCTGAAGCACCCCTTCGACGAGCAGCCCGACCGAGAAGCGTATGCCGCCCCTCCACCCGAATGGGCGAAGGGGATCCAGGTCAGCTGCTCGTCCTAA
- the alaC gene encoding alanine transaminase: MEFQRIKRLPPYVFNVVTTMKMDARRRGEDIIDFGMGNPDQPTPEHIVEKAIEALENSKNHRYSASKGITKLRLAITDWYKRNYGVALDPDSEAIVTIGSKEGISHLALATIGPGDVVLAPSPTYPIHPYSVIIAGGEVRSIPLAPGRDFFEDMTSAFKQAWPRPKMLIINFPHNPTTQVVDLEFFKKIVDFARDNELLVVHDLAYADLVFDGYKAPSFLQVPGAKEVGVEFFTLSKSYNMPGWRVGFCVGNREMIGALTKLKSYLDYGIFQPVQIAAIIALNGPQECVGEVVELYRRRRNVLVDGLNRIGWKIEKPKATMFVWAQIPEEFRKMGSLEFSKHLLTEAKVAVSPGIGFGEYGDDHVRFALVENEHRTRQAIQGIKKVLKGK, encoded by the coding sequence GTGGAATTCCAACGGATTAAACGGCTGCCGCCGTATGTTTTTAATGTCGTTACGACGATGAAAATGGACGCCCGCCGGCGGGGGGAAGATATCATCGATTTCGGGATGGGAAATCCGGACCAGCCGACCCCGGAACACATCGTCGAAAAGGCGATTGAAGCGCTCGAAAACTCAAAAAATCACCGCTACTCGGCCTCCAAGGGGATCACCAAGCTTCGGCTTGCGATCACCGACTGGTATAAGCGGAATTACGGGGTGGCGCTCGATCCCGATTCGGAAGCGATCGTGACGATTGGCTCCAAAGAGGGGATCTCGCACCTCGCCCTCGCCACCATCGGTCCCGGGGATGTCGTGTTGGCCCCCAGCCCGACCTATCCGATTCATCCTTATAGTGTCATCATTGCCGGAGGAGAGGTCCGGTCGATCCCGCTTGCGCCGGGCCGCGATTTCTTCGAGGACATGACCTCCGCCTTTAAGCAGGCGTGGCCCCGCCCGAAGATGCTGATCATCAACTTTCCGCACAATCCGACCACCCAGGTCGTGGACCTCGAGTTTTTTAAGAAGATCGTCGACTTCGCCCGCGACAATGAGCTCTTGGTCGTGCACGATCTGGCCTATGCCGATCTGGTCTTCGACGGCTACAAGGCGCCGAGTTTTCTCCAGGTGCCGGGGGCGAAGGAGGTCGGTGTCGAATTCTTCACCCTGTCGAAAAGCTATAACATGCCGGGATGGCGTGTCGGCTTCTGCGTCGGCAACCGAGAGATGATTGGGGCGCTGACCAAGCTAAAGAGCTATCTCGACTATGGCATCTTTCAGCCGGTTCAAATCGCCGCGATCATCGCCCTCAACGGCCCGCAGGAGTGCGTCGGGGAGGTCGTCGAACTCTACCGCCGTCGCCGAAACGTCCTGGTCGACGGTCTCAATCGAATCGGCTGGAAAATCGAGAAGCCGAAAGCGACCATGTTCGTCTGGGCGCAAATCCCGGAGGAGTTCCGAAAGATGGGATCTCTGGAGTTCTCCAAGCATCTTCTCACCGAGGCCAAGGTGGCGGTCTCGCCGGGAATCGGCTTCGGAGAGTACGGCGATGACCATGTCCGTTTTGCCCTCGTCGAGAACGAACATCGAACCCGTCAAGCGATTCAGGGGATCAAGAAAGTGTTGAAAGGGAAATAG